One window of Sulfurospirillum sp. 1612 genomic DNA carries:
- a CDS encoding D-hexose-6-phosphate mutarotase: MITLKKLENGFEYIEVENQSAHAKIALQGAHIFHFARHHERPILWLSQKSDFKKGVAIRGGVPICWPAFAKSNPDLPQHGFARTAMWTLGECQEIDAHTTEITLILRHNQERLKLWHYKFELCLSITISDQLTMALKTTNLDTRAMKLTQALHSYFDVGAISDVRIKGLDQKPYHDSLKDQEKVQEGDLFITKEVDVIYQKVDKRIQLITKDSILNIDNSGSSSLVVWNPWREKCKHTSGMSEGDYLQFVCIESANAREDFRIIPPGGTHILSATISKHRII, encoded by the coding sequence ATGATAACATTAAAAAAATTGGAAAATGGTTTTGAGTATATTGAAGTTGAAAACCAAAGTGCCCACGCAAAAATTGCGCTACAAGGAGCTCATATCTTTCATTTTGCGCGCCATCATGAGAGACCTATTTTATGGTTGAGTCAGAAGAGTGATTTCAAAAAGGGTGTAGCAATCCGCGGTGGCGTGCCGATTTGTTGGCCCGCATTTGCCAAAAGCAATCCCGATCTTCCTCAACATGGCTTTGCAAGGACTGCGATGTGGACATTGGGTGAATGCCAAGAGATTGACGCGCATACGACAGAGATAACCCTCATCTTGCGCCACAATCAAGAGCGCTTAAAACTGTGGCATTATAAATTTGAACTCTGCTTGAGTATCACAATCTCAGATCAATTGACCATGGCGCTAAAAACAACCAATTTAGATACGCGCGCTATGAAACTCACTCAAGCATTGCACTCTTATTTTGATGTGGGAGCAATTTCTGATGTGAGGATAAAGGGCTTGGATCAAAAACCTTATCATGATTCACTCAAAGACCAAGAAAAAGTTCAAGAAGGAGACCTTTTTATAACAAAAGAAGTGGATGTTATCTATCAAAAAGTGGATAAAAGGATACAACTCATAACCAAAGATAGTATTCTAAATATCGATAACAGCGGTTCTAGCTCGCTTGTTGTGTGGAACCCTTGGCGCGAGAAATGCAAGCATACCAGCGGGATGAGTGAGGGGGACTACTTGCAATTTGTCTGTATTGAATCTGCCAATGCTCGTGAAGATTTCAGAATCATTCCTCCCGGAGGTACTCATATTTTGAGTGCTACTATTTCAAAGCACAGGATAATATAG
- a CDS encoding ethanolamine ammonia-lyase subunit EutB produces MLQKYQFTYGTQRYTFKNLADLMAKATPKRSGDRLAGLGAHSEQERIIAQMCLAEVPLKTFLEEPLIPYEDDEITRLIIDSHDHDAFAPIAHLCVGDFRNWLLSDVATPKVLQQIRKGITPEMAAAVSKIMRNQDLIMIAQKCHVTTAFRNTIGLPKHLSTRLQPNHPTDDAQGIAASILDGLLYGNGDALIGINPATDNLEQVTKLLKLTDEIIQKYEIPTQSCILTHVTNTIEAIEKKAPVDLVFQSIGGTEATNASFGVNLNLLKEAQEAALSLHRGTVGNNVMYFETGQGSALSANANFGVDQQTCEARAYALARAFDPFLINTVVGFIGPEYLYDGKEITRAGLEDHFCAKLLGLPMGCDICYTNHAQADQNDMDNLLTLLGVAGCTFIMGVPGSDDIMLNYQSTSFHDALYARRVLNLDPAPEFAAWLEKMEIFKDGDLVILNDKLPQSFAKSIENF; encoded by the coding sequence ATGCTACAAAAGTACCAATTTACTTACGGCACGCAACGTTATACCTTTAAAAACCTAGCCGATTTGATGGCAAAAGCTACGCCAAAACGCTCCGGTGACAGGCTCGCAGGTCTTGGTGCGCATTCGGAACAAGAGCGCATTATCGCCCAAATGTGTCTCGCCGAAGTCCCGCTTAAGACCTTTTTAGAAGAGCCGCTTATCCCTTATGAGGACGATGAAATCACGCGACTCATCATCGATTCTCACGATCATGACGCCTTTGCACCGATTGCTCATCTTTGTGTCGGGGATTTTCGCAATTGGCTTTTGAGTGATGTCGCAACGCCTAAAGTGTTGCAGCAAATCAGAAAGGGTATCACACCAGAAATGGCCGCGGCGGTGAGCAAAATCATGCGTAACCAAGACCTTATCATGATAGCCCAAAAATGCCATGTCACCACCGCCTTTAGAAATACCATAGGATTGCCCAAACATCTCTCCACAAGATTGCAACCCAATCATCCTACTGATGATGCACAAGGGATTGCTGCGAGTATTTTAGATGGATTGCTGTATGGAAACGGAGATGCCCTCATCGGCATCAATCCCGCAACCGACAATCTCGAACAAGTCACAAAACTTTTAAAACTGACCGATGAGATTATTCAAAAATATGAAATTCCCACACAATCTTGCATCCTAACTCATGTCACCAACACCATTGAGGCAATCGAAAAAAAAGCTCCCGTGGATCTAGTATTTCAATCCATAGGAGGGACTGAAGCCACCAATGCGAGCTTTGGTGTGAATCTAAATCTGCTAAAAGAAGCACAAGAGGCGGCTCTTAGTTTACATCGGGGGACTGTTGGAAACAATGTCATGTATTTTGAAACCGGACAAGGAAGCGCCCTCTCCGCCAATGCTAACTTTGGCGTTGATCAACAAACTTGCGAAGCCAGAGCCTATGCCTTAGCACGAGCCTTTGATCCATTTTTGATAAATACCGTCGTGGGTTTTATCGGACCTGAGTACCTTTATGATGGCAAAGAAATCACACGGGCAGGTTTGGAAGACCACTTTTGCGCCAAATTACTCGGTCTTCCAATGGGTTGCGATATTTGTTACACCAATCATGCCCAAGCGGATCAAAATGACATGGATAATTTGCTCACCTTACTCGGAGTCGCGGGATGTACTTTTATCATGGGAGTGCCAGGAAGCGATGATATTATGCTCAATTATCAAAGTACCTCCTTTCATGATGCCCTCTATGCCAGACGTGTTTTGAATCTTGACCCCGCACCGGAATTTGCAGCGTGGTTAGAAAAAATGGAAATATTTAAGGATGGAGACCTTGTCATTTTGAATGATAAATTGCCACAAAGTTTTGCCAAATCCATAGAAAACTTTTGA
- a CDS encoding TolC family protein, protein MKPLFFIVFIIVSLNASDIDVLSPIKQNIIELEKQQSSEKERVNQYDWLSDITLNTSVIKDQNNNTTDDYSLTISQDIFKFGGIRSQIQYAKELKKMELLDIDVNTKEDLNTLFSTLIDIKLNDISLKQNLLNLKSSMIEVKHKTSEYKQGQLDISDLNNAIMAKNEYKDAAKGLKLTRLTNINTIKKYTTKSIEALSIPDIKLISKAFYLKQALSIQYAKATTKVNDALYKIKKSDYMPRLSVDAKMGYSEGDAYHYYGLSLNLPLSYSASNDIQHSRLEYLISQQKLNEEKRNAIIDYDSVILNIKNYHERIRLAQEDINLYQALLKTTQEEYEAGYKTIDDVQMLKNSMEIRKLDIQTYQLNIKKQLLSLYFKI, encoded by the coding sequence ATGAAACCTCTCTTTTTTATTGTATTCATAATCGTAAGCCTCAATGCGAGCGATATCGACGTGCTTTCTCCTATAAAACAAAATATTATTGAACTTGAGAAGCAACAAAGTAGCGAAAAAGAACGCGTCAATCAATACGATTGGCTTAGTGATATTACTCTCAATACTAGCGTTATAAAAGATCAAAATAATAACACGACCGATGATTATTCTCTCACTATTTCCCAAGATATTTTTAAATTTGGTGGCATTCGCTCTCAAATACAATATGCAAAAGAGCTCAAAAAGATGGAACTCTTAGATATCGATGTCAACACAAAAGAGGATCTTAATACCCTTTTTAGTACCTTAATCGATATCAAACTCAATGATATCAGCTTAAAACAAAATCTTTTAAATCTCAAAAGTAGTATGATTGAAGTCAAACATAAGACCTCTGAATACAAACAAGGACAACTAGATATTAGTGATTTAAATAATGCTATTATGGCTAAAAATGAGTATAAAGATGCAGCAAAAGGGCTAAAACTCACAAGATTAACCAATATCAATACCATCAAAAAATATACTACCAAGTCTATTGAGGCGCTCTCAATCCCTGATATTAAATTGATTAGTAAAGCATTCTATCTCAAACAAGCCTTGTCCATTCAATATGCCAAAGCCACTACAAAAGTCAATGACGCCTTATACAAAATCAAAAAAAGTGATTATATGCCACGTCTCAGTGTTGATGCGAAGATGGGCTATAGTGAGGGTGATGCGTATCACTATTATGGATTATCTTTAAACCTTCCCCTCAGTTATAGTGCTTCAAATGATATCCAACACTCTAGATTAGAATACCTCATCAGCCAACAAAAGCTCAACGAAGAAAAGAGAAATGCTATCATTGATTATGATAGTGTTATCTTGAATATAAAAAATTATCATGAGAGAATCCGCTTAGCACAAGAAGATATCAACTTATATCAAGCACTTTTGAAAACAACACAAGAAGAGTATGAGGCAGGATATAAAACAATCGATGATGTACAAATGCTGAAAAATTCTATGGAGATTAGGAAACTCGACATACAAACGTATCAACTCAATATCAAAAAGCAGCTCTTAAGTCTTTATTTTAAAATATAA
- a CDS encoding peroxiredoxin yields MACDTLEVIADEQQENTTTENIKKEEKNMSSSLVLRQVPEFKMDAYDAKTGHYTTVNSDDYKGKWHVVCFYPADFTFVCPTEIAAMNAKYDEFQEMGVEILAVSTDTKFSHKRFVETEPLLKGLKLTIGADPTGTVSRAFGVMIEGEGQALRGRFLINPDGVVVAQEVQAPSVGRNVNEFLRQVSAWQHATKTGEVCPAGWVPGKKTLPVNTDVEKMTGRVGDYITIEEILS; encoded by the coding sequence ATGGCATGTGACACACTTGAAGTTATTGCTGATGAACAGCAAGAGAACACGACAACAGAAAATATAAAAAAAGAGGAAAAAAACATGAGCTCAAGTTTAGTATTAAGACAAGTACCAGAATTTAAGATGGATGCATATGATGCAAAAACAGGACATTACACAACCGTAAACAGTGATGATTACAAAGGCAAATGGCATGTTGTATGCTTTTACCCAGCAGACTTTACATTTGTATGCCCTACAGAAATTGCCGCTATGAATGCAAAATATGATGAATTTCAAGAAATGGGTGTTGAGATATTAGCAGTTTCAACTGATACCAAATTTTCACACAAAAGATTTGTCGAAACAGAACCATTACTAAAAGGATTGAAATTGACAATCGGCGCAGACCCAACCGGTACGGTCAGTCGTGCATTTGGTGTGATGATTGAAGGAGAAGGTCAAGCACTTCGTGGTAGATTTTTGATTAATCCAGACGGTGTTGTTGTAGCCCAAGAAGTACAAGCACCATCAGTAGGTAGAAATGTCAATGAATTCTTGCGACAAGTAAGCGCATGGCAACATGCTACTAAAACGGGTGAAGTCTGCCCTGCGGGTTGGGTACCTGGTAAAAAAACACTTCCAGTTAATACCGATGTCGAAAAGATGACCGGTCGTGTCGGTGATTACATCACAATCGAAGAGATTTTATCATAA
- a CDS encoding MFS transporter, with amino-acid sequence MITQKQLTVMSIAAGVNVANIYYNQPILNTIAQDLHVSHLAVGNLPTFSQAGYGLGLFFVSPLGDKMDRKKLIIILHLLSALTLIGLAISENIYILYALSLLLGAFAAAAQVIIPMAAAMSPKERGKTVGTIFSGLLAGILLARTLSGYISDWFDNWHYVFGLSAILVTLCMLAIYKTLPNMESHFTKSYLSLLKSSILQLERFSLLRRNTLLITLAFGIFCSFWTTLTFKLSLAPFHYGSDIIGLFGILAITGVVLAPQIGKLADRFDASFTKLIAIVLILISILAIRYFESSLWAFIIATILLDVGFQAIQITNLAQIYTLDERAHSRINTAYMSSMFVGGAFGTFIGVWCWEKGGWDFVTLQLLILGLLSLCTIMYSKIFKNPLIKTQEG; translated from the coding sequence ATGATCACGCAAAAACAACTCACGGTAATGTCAATTGCTGCTGGCGTTAATGTCGCAAATATATATTATAATCAACCGATTTTAAATACCATTGCACAGGATTTACATGTCAGTCACCTTGCAGTAGGAAATCTTCCGACTTTCTCACAAGCAGGCTATGGGTTGGGTCTTTTTTTTGTCAGTCCCTTAGGTGACAAGATGGACCGCAAAAAGTTAATCATTATCTTACACCTCCTCTCAGCACTGACATTGATAGGTCTTGCTATCAGTGAAAATATTTATATTTTGTATGCCCTAAGTCTCTTACTCGGAGCTTTTGCTGCTGCTGCACAAGTGATTATTCCCATGGCTGCTGCGATGAGTCCTAAAGAAAGAGGCAAAACAGTTGGGACGATTTTTAGCGGTCTTTTAGCTGGTATTTTATTAGCAAGAACACTCAGTGGCTATATCAGTGATTGGTTTGATAATTGGCACTATGTTTTTGGACTCTCAGCGATTTTAGTCACCCTTTGTATGCTCGCTATTTATAAAACGCTCCCCAATATGGAATCGCATTTTACCAAAAGTTATCTCTCTCTTTTGAAATCCTCGATTTTACAATTAGAGCGGTTTTCACTCCTGCGACGCAACACATTGCTTATCACACTCGCTTTTGGGATTTTTTGTTCGTTTTGGACGACTTTGACATTCAAACTCTCCCTAGCGCCTTTTCATTATGGTAGTGATATCATCGGCTTATTTGGGATTTTAGCGATTACTGGCGTCGTGTTAGCACCGCAAATTGGCAAACTGGCCGATCGATTTGATGCGAGCTTTACCAAGCTCATCGCTATCGTGTTGATTCTCATCAGCATTTTGGCTATTCGCTATTTTGAATCAAGTCTCTGGGCTTTTATCATCGCCACAATCTTGCTTGATGTTGGATTTCAAGCGATTCAAATCACCAATTTGGCGCAAATTTACACACTCGATGAGCGTGCTCACAGCAGAATCAATACCGCTTATATGTCTTCGATGTTTGTCGGGGGTGCCTTTGGAACTTTTATAGGGGTATGGTGCTGGGAAAAAGGCGGTTGGGATTTTGTCACATTGCAGCTTTTGATCTTGGGTCTTTTATCATTGTGTACGATTATGTATAGCAAAATATTTAAAAACCCCCTTATCAAAACACAAGAAGGCTAA
- a CDS encoding HlyD family efflux transporter periplasmic adaptor subunit, protein MKKMILCLLFPLVLSAQSYMAKIEPYEAYTLYAQTSGTISYADKNDETKVVSKLLIKLDDSLERANLKLYKEQLAFYNEKLKLFEKNYQKFLKISGKSQYDKDQKYYDVLDLKVTISNIKLSISSTQDTIKKKSLYVNNKYIKNINVNVGDYVAIGSKLATAYDISKSKLIVYVSKEDMKNIQNKKVLINGNETDAKIEKIDKTIDESFVSAYKVTVVLKDDNFGNIVKVEFQ, encoded by the coding sequence ATGAAAAAAATGATACTCTGCTTACTGTTTCCTTTGGTCTTGTCAGCTCAAAGTTATATGGCAAAGATTGAGCCTTACGAGGCCTATACTTTATATGCACAAACCTCCGGGACCATCAGCTATGCTGATAAAAATGATGAGACCAAAGTGGTCAGTAAGCTTTTAATAAAACTCGATGATTCACTAGAACGTGCTAATCTGAAACTTTATAAAGAACAGTTGGCTTTTTATAATGAAAAATTAAAACTATTTGAGAAAAACTATCAAAAATTTCTCAAAATTAGTGGAAAAAGTCAGTATGATAAAGATCAAAAATATTATGATGTCTTAGATTTAAAAGTCACCATTTCAAATATCAAACTCTCCATCAGTAGCACCCAAGATACTATCAAGAAAAAGTCCCTATATGTCAACAATAAATACATAAAAAATATCAATGTCAATGTGGGAGATTATGTTGCAATCGGGAGTAAACTCGCCACAGCTTATGATATATCAAAATCAAAACTCATTGTATATGTGAGCAAAGAAGATATGAAAAATATTCAAAATAAAAAAGTGCTTATCAATGGAAATGAAACCGATGCAAAAATAGAAAAAATCGATAAAACCATCGATGAGAGTTTTGTCTCCGCATATAAAGTCACCGTAGTATTGAAAGATGACAACTTCGGTAACATCGTAAAAGTGGAGTTTCAATAA
- a CDS encoding zinc ribbon domain-containing protein YjdM: MESLPNCPKCHSEYTYEDGDLLVCPECGYEWNKTQETEDEEFTVKDSNGATLRSGDDVTIIKDLKIKGSSSVIKVGTKIKNIKLVESADDHNIDCRISGVGAIKITPKFVKKS, from the coding sequence ATGGAATCGTTACCAAATTGCCCAAAATGTCACAGTGAATATACCTATGAGGATGGAGATTTGTTGGTGTGTCCAGAATGTGGATATGAGTGGAATAAAACGCAAGAGACTGAAGATGAGGAGTTTACAGTCAAAGATTCAAATGGTGCCACATTACGCAGTGGTGATGATGTGACTATCATCAAAGATCTTAAAATCAAGGGGAGTTCTTCTGTCATCAAAGTCGGTACAAAAATCAAAAATATCAAATTAGTTGAGAGTGCGGATGACCACAATATCGATTGCAGAATTTCAGGAGTTGGAGCGATTAAAATCACTCCAAAATTTGTCAAAAAATCTTAA
- a CDS encoding YbfB/YjiJ family MFS transporter, which translates to MSLRHHLGPLVSGIFIVFSCLGLARFAFGMILPNMQMELGMNATQAGIVGSANFIGYFIGLFGVARFYAKYSVATLITRSLWTQAASMLLMAIAPHYIWVAIAFIITGFFGALANIAVMTYIAQVVPPQIKGRATGIVVAGIGLSIIISGAIVPLINHTLPFAWRVSWGIFAIMIIAVGIFTKKTLLAFTPHASTKPTEDTLTTKEIFTDAPFLRTGFLFFIFGMTAIMYMTFFVAAAVTKWHVSTDISGTFWAVLGISSLFSGPLFGIVSDRIGRSKTLGILFGFQALSHALLAFSIPSFYLLISASLFGFSTWAVPSIMATLSAELFGPSHTARILSFLTLFFGVGQIIGPLIAGIVTDLTGNYGVIFGFSALCLVAASVFSLYHSRLKKLPKGSLQ; encoded by the coding sequence ATGAGTTTGCGCCATCATCTTGGACCGCTCGTCTCAGGTATTTTTATTGTTTTTTCCTGTTTAGGATTGGCACGCTTTGCTTTTGGAATGATTTTACCCAATATGCAAATGGAACTGGGAATGAATGCCACACAAGCGGGTATCGTAGGCAGTGCAAACTTTATAGGATATTTTATTGGACTCTTTGGAGTGGCGCGTTTTTATGCCAAGTACTCCGTCGCCACCTTGATTACAAGATCACTATGGACACAAGCGGCAAGCATGTTGCTTATGGCGATTGCTCCTCATTATATTTGGGTCGCGATTGCTTTTATTATTACGGGATTTTTCGGCGCATTGGCCAATATCGCGGTGATGACCTACATCGCACAAGTCGTGCCACCACAAATCAAAGGCCGAGCCACGGGCATTGTTGTAGCGGGGATTGGTCTCTCTATCATCATCAGTGGTGCCATTGTCCCACTTATTAACCATACCCTGCCTTTTGCCTGGCGTGTGAGTTGGGGGATTTTTGCTATCATGATTATTGCTGTGGGTATTTTCACCAAAAAAACACTCTTAGCTTTCACACCTCATGCCTCAACAAAACCGACAGAAGACACGCTCACCACCAAAGAGATTTTTACAGATGCACCTTTTTTGAGGACAGGATTTTTATTTTTTATATTTGGGATGACGGCCATCATGTATATGACGTTTTTCGTGGCTGCTGCTGTGACAAAATGGCATGTCAGTACGGATATATCGGGAACCTTTTGGGCTGTTCTTGGTATCTCAAGTCTTTTTTCTGGTCCGCTATTTGGGATTGTCAGTGATCGCATTGGAAGAAGCAAGACGCTGGGGATTCTCTTTGGGTTTCAAGCCCTATCCCATGCACTTTTGGCTTTTTCGATTCCTTCTTTTTACCTACTGATTTCAGCGAGTCTCTTTGGGTTTTCTACCTGGGCTGTTCCTTCGATTATGGCTACATTGAGTGCTGAACTTTTTGGTCCCTCACATACCGCACGCATTCTCAGTTTTCTCACACTTTTCTTCGGTGTGGGACAAATCATCGGACCCCTTATCGCAGGAATTGTGACCGATTTGACCGGAAATTATGGTGTGATTTTTGGATTTTCGGCCCTATGTCTAGTCGCCGCATCAGTGTTTTCATTGTATCATTCAAGACTCAAAAAACTTCCTAAGGGTTCTTTGCAATAA
- a CDS encoding efflux RND transporter permease subunit encodes MNKIIEYFLKNSRLNHTLLVFILVMGVFAYVKIPKEMFPVVSLDSITVSGNYSGASADSLNNFAVTEIENQIDTISGIADVTTTVSNGSFSITIELQDGTDPQTVKDEVEDAVSSAQKYFPSDMTTPTVTKSQRQMSLLNISLSSATKTKKELLNIADSIKTKLLQIANVSEVNVYGDSDLQIKITLDEKKINTYGLDSDLVANAIKNFSYIYPVGEIDQKGNHVYLSANNDKFNKQAWRNTIIKVNDKKVYLKDIATVSIDYPIDDTISRLNGNTTISLRVYSSTDGDSIAISDAIKARINQIQNSNPDLIFSITRDSSRPLTDRIKTIIANITLGLILVGLCIHLLISTRLSLVIVMGIPFSFILSLLLIEQTGYSLNMISMMAMLICLGIVVDDAIVVSENIQRHLDEGEEVNQAVIKGTKEMLAPVLIASFTTIFAFLPMLLISGEMGILMKLVPIVVTVMIASSLIESFLFLPLHAKHILKRKDKMFDWSPLYNFYERLLHKIIHYKKSFLFLFFVSIPLITFFFISQSRFQMMPDMDSRNVTLSFKLDDSKSLQESDAIVKKYEKILLKNKEKLFIENVDTTVGRFTSLIGGGETAENSFTLTLELYDKVADNFLEKYVNPILNLSFDFAQVDKKRTLDVSEVKAKIRALVEPLAKQDKVVEFNVVSSRIGIVRTDIELKLSNENKTLLLKGITTLKKALAQIKGVVDITDNTNLGEKEYKFTLNSYAHSLGLSDSEIANQVKNYFTEKEQANTYNNDGIIKIITESVNKDNLEALKHFLITIDSKKIELQDLVSFTIERNFEKIEKENGVIQKNVYANVKKRNITANEVLKKIEPVLQSLRKQGIQVSFGGEREKSQQMQSDMLKALIVALFLIFITLLVNFPSFKSAFIILSVIPFTAVGAIVGHFIMGINLNSQSLIGMMGLAGVVINDGIIMLDFLHGTTNKAEFFQRAKQRVRPILITSITTILGLLTLIFFPTGQSVMLQPIAISLGFGIAWGTILNLFYVPALYATFFKIKD; translated from the coding sequence ATGAACAAAATAATAGAATACTTTTTGAAAAATTCAAGGCTCAATCACACCTTGCTTGTTTTTATATTGGTCATGGGAGTTTTTGCCTATGTAAAAATACCAAAAGAGATGTTCCCTGTTGTCTCTCTTGATTCTATTACTGTCAGTGGCAATTATAGTGGGGCGAGTGCTGATAGTCTTAATAACTTCGCGGTAACCGAGATAGAAAATCAAATCGACACCATTTCCGGTATTGCCGATGTCACCACAACAGTAAGCAATGGCAGCTTTTCTATTACTATTGAATTGCAAGATGGCACCGACCCACAAACGGTAAAAGATGAAGTAGAAGATGCTGTGAGTTCAGCACAAAAATACTTCCCTAGTGATATGACCACGCCAACTGTCACCAAAAGTCAAAGACAAATGTCTCTTTTAAATATCTCGTTATCTTCTGCCACAAAAACAAAAAAAGAACTTCTAAATATCGCAGATTCTATTAAAACAAAACTGCTACAAATCGCCAATGTTAGTGAAGTCAATGTTTATGGCGATAGCGATTTACAAATCAAAATAACATTGGATGAGAAAAAAATAAATACCTATGGACTCGACAGTGATTTAGTGGCCAATGCCATAAAGAATTTTTCTTATATTTACCCTGTTGGAGAGATTGACCAAAAGGGCAATCATGTCTATTTGAGTGCCAATAATGACAAATTTAATAAACAAGCATGGCGTAATACCATCATAAAAGTCAATGATAAAAAAGTCTATCTCAAAGATATCGCCACGGTGAGTATTGACTATCCTATCGATGATACTATCTCAAGGCTCAATGGAAATACCACAATTTCACTGCGTGTTTATAGTAGTACCGATGGTGATTCTATCGCTATTTCAGATGCGATTAAAGCACGCATCAATCAGATCCAAAACTCCAATCCTGATTTGATTTTTTCCATCACAAGAGACAGTTCACGACCTCTCACAGATAGAATCAAAACCATCATCGCCAATATCACATTAGGGCTGATTTTAGTGGGGCTTTGTATCCACTTGCTCATCAGTACAAGGCTCTCTTTAGTCATCGTGATGGGAATTCCCTTTTCTTTTATACTCTCTCTTCTACTCATCGAACAGACCGGTTATAGTCTCAATATGATTTCCATGATGGCCATGCTCATATGTCTGGGTATTGTTGTCGATGATGCGATTGTGGTGAGTGAGAATATACAACGACACCTAGATGAAGGCGAAGAGGTCAATCAAGCGGTCATCAAGGGAACCAAAGAGATGCTAGCTCCCGTACTCATCGCCTCTTTTACGACAATATTTGCGTTTTTGCCGATGTTGTTAATCAGTGGAGAGATGGGAATTTTGATGAAACTCGTACCCATTGTCGTGACGGTCATGATTGCCTCTTCTTTGATAGAATCTTTCTTATTTTTGCCATTACATGCAAAACATATTTTAAAACGCAAAGATAAAATGTTTGACTGGAGCCCTCTTTATAATTTTTATGAAAGACTCTTGCACAAGATTATTCACTATAAAAAAAGTTTTTTGTTTCTATTTTTTGTGAGTATCCCACTCATAACGTTCTTTTTTATTTCACAAAGTCGGTTTCAAATGATGCCAGATATGGATTCAAGAAATGTCACGCTCTCCTTCAAACTTGACGATTCAAAATCACTGCAAGAGAGTGATGCCATTGTCAAAAAATATGAAAAAATACTCTTAAAAAATAAAGAAAAACTTTTTATTGAAAATGTTGATACCACGGTGGGAAGATTTACAAGTTTGATTGGAGGTGGGGAAACGGCTGAAAATAGCTTCACCTTGACACTTGAACTCTATGATAAAGTGGCGGATAACTTTTTAGAAAAATATGTCAATCCAATCCTCAATCTTAGTTTTGATTTTGCACAAGTCGATAAAAAAAGAACGCTCGATGTATCCGAAGTCAAAGCAAAAATCCGTGCTTTGGTTGAACCTTTAGCCAAGCAAGATAAGGTGGTAGAATTTAATGTCGTATCGAGCAGGATTGGCATTGTTAGAACGGATATTGAATTAAAATTAAGCAATGAAAATAAAACGCTTTTGCTCAAGGGAATCACGACGCTGAAAAAAGCTCTGGCACAGATTAAAGGGGTGGTTGATATCACTGACAATACAAACCTCGGTGAAAAAGAGTACAAGTTCACACTCAATTCTTATGCACATTCCTTAGGCTTAAGTGATAGTGAAATCGCCAATCAGGTGAAAAATTATTTTACAGAAAAAGAACAAGCCAATACTTACAATAATGATGGTATTATCAAGATTATCACTGAATCTGTAAATAAAGATAATTTAGAGGCTTTAAAACACTTTTTGATTACGATAGATTCCAAAAAAATAGAACTCCAAGATTTGGTTTCTTTTACGATAGAGCGAAACTTTGAAAAAATCGAAAAAGAAAATGGCGTCATTCAAAAAAATGTTTATGCCAATGTAAAAAAACGTAACATAACCGCCAATGAAGTGCTCAAAAAGATTGAGCCCGTTTTGCAATCACTTCGAAAACAGGGAATACAAGTCAGTTTCGGAGGTGAAAGAGAAAAAAGCCAACAGATGCAAAGTGACATGCTCAAAGCTTTAATCGTCGCACTCTTTTTGATTTTTATCACATTGCTGGTAAATTTTCCCTCATTCAAAAGTGCTTTTATCATCCTCTCGGTTATCCCTTTTACCGCAGTTGGCGCTATCGTAGGGCACTTTATCATGGGAATCAACCTCAACTCACAATCTCTCATAGGAATGATGGGGCTTGCGGGTGTCGTCATCAATGATGGGATTATCATGCTCGATTTTCTTCACGGTACGACCAATAAAGCAGAATTTTTCCAAAGAGCAAAACAGAGAGTCCGCCCGATCCTCATCACATCAATTACCACGATTTTAGGGCTGTTAACCTTGATATTTTTCCCAACAGGACAATCTGTCATGCTCCAACCCATCGCCATCTCTTTGGGCTTTGGGATTGCATGGGGAACGATATTAAACCTTTTTTATGTGCCTGCCCTCTACGCAACTTTTTTTAAGATAAAGGATTAA